The following are encoded in a window of Procambarus clarkii isolate CNS0578487 chromosome 33, FALCON_Pclarkii_2.0, whole genome shotgun sequence genomic DNA:
- the LOC123765366 gene encoding uncharacterized protein, protein MDPCIMDPCIMDSCIMDPCIMDPCIMDPYIIDLCIMDLCIIGPCIMDPCIMDPCIMDPCIMNPYVLWTPVSWTHVSLTVYHGPMYHGLMYHGPVYHGLMYHGLVYHRPVYHGPVYRGTIYHGPVYHGPVYHGPVYHRPVYRGPMFRGPMYHGPVYLYHEPMYHGPMYHGPVYHGSMYHGPCIIDPCIMDPCIMDPCIMGPCIMGPCIMDPCIMDPCIMDPCIIDPYIMDTCIMNPCITDSCIMDSCIMDPRIMDPCIMDSCIIDPCIMDSCIMDPCIIDQCIMDPCILDPCIMDPCIMDSCIMGPCIMDPCIMYPCVMDPGIMDPCIMDPCIMDPCIVELSIMDPCIMDPCIMDLCIIDLCIVDPCFVDPCIMNPCIMDPCIMDPSIMDRVSWTHVSWTRVSWTHVSWTHVSWTRVS, encoded by the coding sequence ATGGACCCGTGTATCATGGACCCATGTATCATGGACTCATGTATCATGGACCCGTGTATCATGGACCCATGTATCATGGACCCGTATATCATAGACCTGTGTATCATGGACCTATGTATCATAGGCCCGTGTATCATGGACCCGTGTATCATGGACCCATGTATCATGGACCCCTGTATCATGAACCCATATGTATTATGGACCCCTGTATCATGGACTCATGTATCATTGACCGTGTATCATGGACCCATGTATCATGGACTCATGTATCATGGACCCGTGTATCATGGACTCATGTATCATGGACTCGTATATCATAGACCTGTGTATCATGGACCCGTGTATCGTGGAACTATCTATCATGGACCCGTGTATCATGGACCCGTGTATCATGGACCCGTGTATCATAGACCTGTGTATCGTGGACCCATGTTTCGTGGACCCATGTATCATGGACCCGTGTATCTGTATCATGAACCCATGTATCATGGACCAATGTATCATGGACCCGTGTATCATGGATCCATGTATCATGGACCGTGTATCATAGACCCATGTATCATGGACCCATGTATCATGGACCCGTGTATCATGGGCCCATGTATCATGGGCCCATGTATCATGGACCCGTGTATCATGGACCCATGTATCATGGACCCATGTATCATCGACCCGTATATCATGGACACATGTATCATGAACCCATGTATCACGGACTCGTGTATCATGGACTCATGTATCATGGACCCGCGTATCATGGACCCATGTATCATGGACTCATGTATCATAGACCCGTGTATCATGGACTCATGTATCATGGACCCGTGTATCATAGACCAATGTATCATGGACCCGTGTATCTTAGACCCATGTATCATGGACCCATGTATCATGGATTCATGTATCATGGGCCCGTGTATCATGGACCCATGTATCATGTACCCGTGTGTCATGGACCCAGGTATCATGGACCCGTGTATCATGGACCCGTGTATCATGGACCCGTGTATCGTGGAACTATCTATCATGGACCCGTGTATCATGGACCCGTGTATTATGGACCTGTGTATCATAGACCTGTGTATCGTGGACCCATGTTTCGTGGACCCATGTATCATGAACCCGTGTATCATGGACCCGTGTATCATGGACCCAAGTATCATGGACCGTGTATCATGGACCCATGTATCATGGACCCGTGTATCATGGACCCATGTATCATGGACCCATGTATCATGGACCCGTGTATCATGA